In Andreesenia angusta, the following are encoded in one genomic region:
- the ruvB gene encoding Holliday junction branch migration DNA helicase RuvB, producing the protein MDNLDDRVVTRSLREEDLELETSLRPKTLSEYIGQDKAKSHLKIFIEAAKKRGEPLDHVLLYGPPGLGKTTLATIIANEMGSDIRVTSGPAIERPGDLAAILTNLAENDVLFIDEIHRINRSVEEVLYPAMEDYSLDIIIGKGPSARSIRLDLSKFTLIGATTRAGLLTSPLRDRFGVMSRLELYDIESLTEIVMRSAKILNVKIDRSGAEEIGKRARGTPRIANRILKRVRDYAQVLKGGEIDREVAKEALELFEIDELGLDKTDQNLIMTMIEKFGGGPVGLDTLAASTGEERNTIEDVYEPYLLQLGFINRTPRGRVLTKHCYDYFKIEYKD; encoded by the coding sequence ATAGATAATTTAGACGACAGGGTGGTTACGAGAAGCCTGAGGGAAGAGGATCTAGAGCTTGAGACTTCACTGAGGCCTAAGACGCTTTCGGAGTATATAGGCCAGGATAAGGCCAAGTCCCATCTGAAGATATTCATAGAGGCCGCCAAGAAAAGAGGAGAGCCGCTTGACCATGTGCTGCTGTACGGTCCACCAGGGCTTGGAAAGACGACGCTTGCGACTATAATAGCCAACGAGATGGGGTCGGACATAAGGGTGACTTCGGGGCCAGCGATAGAGAGGCCTGGAGACCTTGCGGCCATACTGACCAACTTGGCTGAAAACGACGTGCTCTTTATAGACGAGATACACAGGATAAACAGGTCGGTTGAGGAAGTGCTCTACCCTGCGATGGAGGACTATTCGCTGGACATAATAATAGGGAAGGGGCCAAGCGCAAGGTCCATAAGGCTTGACCTTTCCAAGTTCACTCTTATAGGGGCGACCACCAGGGCGGGGCTTCTGACTTCTCCACTTAGGGACAGATTTGGTGTTATGAGCAGACTTGAGCTCTATGACATAGAGAGCCTTACAGAGATAGTCATGAGGTCGGCCAAAATACTGAACGTGAAGATAGACAGATCTGGAGCCGAAGAGATAGGCAAGAGGGCGAGGGGGACACCTCGTATCGCCAACAGGATACTGAAGCGTGTAAGAGACTATGCTCAGGTGCTGAAGGGCGGAGAGATAGACAGAGAAGTGGCGAAAGAGGCGCTAGAGCTGTTCGAGATAGATGAACTGGGACTTGATAAGACAGACCAGAACCTCATAATGACCATGATAGAGAAGTTTGGCGGCGGTCCTGTAGGGCTTGACACCCTGGCGGCCTCGACTGGAGAAGAGAGAAACACAATAGAGGACGTATACGAGCCATACCTGCTCCAGCTAGGCTTTATAAACAGGACGCCTAGAGGAAGGGTACTCACAAAGCACTGCTACGACTATTTCAAAATAGAGTACAAAGACTAG
- the queA gene encoding tRNA preQ1(34) S-adenosylmethionine ribosyltransferase-isomerase QueA, with product MKKSDFNFELPEELIAQTPLEDRTGSRLLIANSETGELIHGKFTDILEYLEEGDTLVMNNTKVIPARIYGKKMDTGAGIEFLLLKDLGDNRWETLVKPGKKAKVGAEIEFGDGLLACRVEDILEDGTRIVKFEYEGIFNEMLESLGEMPLPPYITERLEDRGRYQTVYAEVEGSAAAPTAGLHFTDELLEAARSKGVNIAYVTLHVGLGTFRPVKEDDIDDHIMHSEYYEIGEETARIVNETKKRGNRVIAVGTTSVRTLESCADENNMAEAKSEETDIFIYPGYEFKLVDRIITNFHLPESTLIMLVSAKLGSENTLKAYREAVDQRYRFFSFGDAMFII from the coding sequence ATGAAAAAAAGCGATTTCAACTTTGAACTTCCAGAGGAGCTGATAGCTCAGACTCCGCTGGAGGATAGGACAGGCTCGAGGCTGCTGATAGCCAACAGCGAGACTGGAGAGCTGATACACGGAAAATTCACAGATATACTTGAATACCTGGAAGAAGGCGACACTCTTGTGATGAACAACACAAAGGTAATACCGGCCAGGATCTACGGCAAGAAGATGGACACAGGGGCTGGTATAGAGTTTCTGCTCTTGAAAGACCTGGGGGATAACAGGTGGGAGACTCTCGTAAAGCCTGGCAAGAAAGCCAAAGTCGGAGCTGAGATAGAGTTCGGGGACGGACTTCTCGCTTGCAGAGTCGAGGATATTCTGGAAGACGGCACAAGGATAGTGAAATTCGAGTATGAGGGCATATTCAACGAGATGCTTGAATCCCTTGGGGAGATGCCACTGCCTCCATATATAACAGAGCGGCTCGAGGACAGAGGCAGGTACCAGACTGTATATGCGGAGGTGGAAGGCTCTGCGGCCGCTCCTACAGCGGGACTTCACTTTACAGACGAGCTCTTGGAGGCTGCAAGGTCAAAAGGTGTCAACATAGCGTATGTGACGCTACACGTGGGGCTTGGAACTTTTAGGCCGGTGAAAGAAGACGACATAGACGACCATATAATGCACTCCGAGTACTACGAGATAGGCGAGGAGACGGCCAGGATAGTCAACGAGACAAAGAAAAGAGGCAATAGAGTCATAGCTGTGGGGACTACATCTGTAAGGACACTGGAGTCTTGCGCAGATGAGAACAATATGGCGGAGGCCAAGTCGGAGGAGACGGACATATTCATATATCCAGGCTATGAATTCAAGCTGGTAGACAGGATAATAACGAACTTTCACCTGCCTGAGTCCACGCTTATAATGCTGGTCAGCGCCAAGCTAGGCAGTGAGAACACCCTTAAGGCCTACAGGGAGGCTGTAGATCAGAGGTACAGGTTTTTCAGCTTTGGGGATGCGATGTTTATAATCTGA
- the tgt gene encoding tRNA guanosine(34) transglycosylase Tgt → MNSPIKYELIKESSETKARLGKIHTPHGEIETPIFMPVGTRATVKAMTPEELKEINAQIILSNTYHLYLKPGHDIVEEAGGLHKFMNWDRPILTDSGGFQVFSLGNMRKINEDGVEFKSHIDGSKHFITPEKSIEIQNALGSDIMMAFDECVSYPSDWHYVKDSMERTTRWAKRCKDANKNPDKQAIFGIIQGGMYKDLREQSARELLELDFPGYAVGGLSVGEPADILMQVLDYTVPLMPADKPRYFMGAGSPDYLIELAIRGIDMADCVLPTRIARNGTVMTSRGKVVIRNAKHKRDFTPLDPECSCYACKNYSKAYIRHLFNVDEILGSRLATIHNLHFLIKLMEDLRESIREDRVLEFRRDFYLKYGGFDYLGKLDNYRL, encoded by the coding sequence ATGAACTCACCGATAAAGTACGAACTTATAAAAGAGTCTAGCGAGACAAAAGCTAGACTTGGAAAGATACACACCCCTCACGGGGAGATAGAAACACCTATATTTATGCCTGTTGGGACTAGGGCCACTGTCAAAGCCATGACGCCGGAGGAGCTCAAGGAGATAAACGCCCAGATAATACTCAGCAACACTTACCATCTATATCTGAAGCCTGGACACGACATAGTGGAGGAAGCAGGCGGGCTTCACAAATTCATGAACTGGGACAGGCCTATACTGACAGACAGTGGAGGGTTCCAGGTTTTCAGCCTCGGGAATATGAGGAAGATAAACGAGGACGGAGTTGAATTCAAATCCCATATAGACGGGTCGAAGCACTTCATAACACCGGAGAAGTCGATAGAGATACAGAACGCACTGGGCTCAGACATAATGATGGCTTTTGACGAATGTGTATCTTACCCGAGCGACTGGCACTACGTGAAGGACTCGATGGAGAGGACCACTAGGTGGGCCAAGAGGTGCAAGGATGCCAATAAGAATCCAGACAAGCAGGCCATATTCGGAATAATACAGGGCGGCATGTACAAGGATCTAAGAGAGCAAAGCGCAAGAGAGCTGTTGGAGCTTGACTTCCCAGGGTATGCAGTTGGGGGGCTAAGTGTGGGAGAGCCTGCGGATATACTTATGCAGGTGCTAGACTATACGGTTCCGCTTATGCCAGCCGACAAGCCTAGGTATTTCATGGGAGCTGGAAGCCCCGACTACCTTATAGAGCTTGCCATAAGAGGGATAGACATGGCTGACTGCGTGCTTCCTACAAGAATAGCTAGGAATGGAACTGTGATGACCAGCAGAGGAAAAGTGGTAATCAGAAACGCCAAACACAAGAGGGACTTTACACCGCTAGACCCTGAGTGCAGCTGCTACGCATGCAAAAACTACTCAAAAGCATATATAAGGCATCTGTTCAATGTAGATGAGATACTTGGGTCGAGACTTGCAACTATACACAATTTGCACTTCCTCATAAAGCTTATGGAGGACTTGAGGGAGAGCATTAGAGAGGACAGAGTGCTTGAATTCAGAAGGGACTTCTACCTGAAATACGGTGGATTTGACTATCTAGGGAAGCTGGACAACTACAGGCTCTAG
- the yajC gene encoding preprotein translocase subunit YajC, which translates to MPTTQMLQAFALPLAFLAIFYMFIIRPQKKKEKEIKEMRNKLKVGDVVFTIGGVVGKIVKIKEDEVTIETGADKNKIVFKKWAVGSVEKSKETPAEDNSSES; encoded by the coding sequence ATGCCAACAACACAGATGCTACAAGCATTTGCACTGCCGCTAGCTTTTTTGGCCATATTCTACATGTTCATAATAAGGCCTCAGAAGAAGAAGGAAAAAGAGATAAAAGAGATGAGAAACAAGCTAAAGGTGGGCGATGTGGTCTTCACCATAGGCGGGGTAGTAGGAAAGATAGTAAAGATAAAAGAAGACGAGGTAACTATAGAGACTGGAGCCGACAAGAACAAGATAGTATTCAAAAAGTGGGCTGTAGGTAGTGTAGAGAAGTCTAAAGAGACTCCAGCTGAGGACAATTCAAGCGAGAGCTAA
- the scfA gene encoding six-cysteine ranthipeptide SCIFF, producing MKHIKTLSGSNLKDKIENHGCGECQTSCQSACKTSCTVGNQSCEKN from the coding sequence ATGAAGCACATAAAGACTTTAAGCGGTAGCAATTTAAAGGACAAGATAGAGAACCACGGCTGTGGAGAGTGCCAGACATCTTGCCAGTCAGCGTGTAAAACTTCTTGCACTGTAGGAAACCAAAGCTGCGAAAAAAACTAG
- the scfB gene encoding thioether cross-link-forming SCIFF peptide maturase, whose product MVKTHKFELNGKKIVLDINSGSVHVVDDIIWDIVDLFEESDIENIANSLKPKYSEEEIEDAMSEINVLKENGLLFSDEPDFGNIEYNKEGIVKALCLHVAHDCNLRCNYCFASQGDFNGEKLIMPFEVGKKALDFLVANSGNRRNLEVDFFGGEPLMNFEVVKQLVSYGEELEKTHDKNFRFTITTNGVLLNEENMAYMNEKMENVVLSLDGRKSVNDKMRPTISGDGSHDIITPKFLEFAKLRGGKSYYLRGTFTSHNLDFSEDVKYLHKIGFDSISVEPVVADPSQDYAILEEHLEKAISEYEKLSAEYIDAHKQGKGFDFFHFMIDLSQGPCFVKRVVGCGAGVEYLAVTPEGDLYPCHQFVGNEDFKLGTVDTGVEKKDMVDMFRNANVFTKDECRSCWAKYYCSGGCHANAYNFNGTVDKPYRIGCEMEKKRIECAISIKANLIED is encoded by the coding sequence ATGGTAAAGACACATAAGTTTGAACTAAATGGAAAGAAAATAGTATTGGATATAAACAGCGGATCGGTTCACGTAGTAGACGATATAATATGGGATATAGTTGACCTCTTTGAAGAGAGCGACATAGAGAATATAGCTAACAGCCTCAAGCCTAAGTACAGCGAAGAGGAAATAGAAGACGCCATGTCTGAGATAAACGTGCTGAAAGAGAACGGACTGCTGTTCAGCGACGAGCCTGACTTTGGAAATATAGAGTACAACAAGGAAGGAATAGTCAAAGCCCTATGCCTTCACGTGGCGCATGACTGCAACTTAAGGTGCAACTACTGCTTTGCATCTCAAGGGGACTTCAACGGTGAGAAGCTCATAATGCCGTTTGAAGTTGGGAAAAAGGCGCTGGACTTCCTGGTGGCCAATTCAGGCAATAGAAGAAATCTGGAGGTGGACTTCTTCGGTGGAGAGCCGCTTATGAACTTTGAGGTTGTAAAACAGCTTGTTTCTTACGGGGAAGAGCTTGAGAAAACACATGACAAGAACTTCAGATTCACCATCACCACAAACGGAGTTCTGTTGAATGAAGAGAATATGGCCTATATGAATGAGAAGATGGAAAATGTCGTACTCAGTCTTGATGGAAGAAAGTCTGTAAACGACAAGATGAGGCCTACGATATCGGGCGACGGAAGCCACGACATCATAACTCCTAAGTTTTTGGAGTTTGCAAAGCTCAGAGGCGGTAAATCCTACTACCTAAGAGGTACTTTTACAAGCCACAATTTGGACTTCTCTGAGGACGTGAAATACCTGCACAAGATAGGCTTCGACAGCATATCAGTAGAGCCTGTAGTTGCAGACCCAAGCCAAGACTACGCAATACTGGAAGAGCATCTGGAGAAAGCCATATCGGAGTACGAAAAGCTTTCGGCAGAGTATATAGACGCTCACAAGCAGGGGAAAGGTTTCGACTTTTTCCACTTCATGATAGACCTTTCGCAGGGACCTTGCTTCGTAAAGCGTGTAGTGGGATGCGGGGCAGGGGTTGAGTACCTTGCTGTAACGCCAGAAGGGGACCTCTATCCATGCCACCAGTTTGTAGGGAATGAGGACTTCAAGCTTGGAACAGTTGATACTGGAGTAGAGAAAAAAGACATGGTGGACATGTTCAGGAATGCAAATGTATTCACAAAAGACGAGTGCAGAAGCTGCTGGGCCAAGTACTACTGCAGCGGGGGATGCCATGCAAACGCATATAACTTCAACGGGACTGTAGATAAACCTTACAGGATAGGGTGTGAAATGGAGAAAAAGAGAATAGAATGCGCCATATCCATAAAGGCAAACCTTATTGAAGACTAG
- the secD gene encoding protein translocase subunit SecD — MNTKKKIALFLIVAITALFSYSAFNGVELGGLKLSSMKEKIDLGLDLAGGVYVVLEAQTDESGESLRAKMEQTRAIVRQRVDSIGVAEPNIVIEGEKRLRVELAGVKDPQEAIEMIGKTALLEFKNPEGEVVVTGENIQNSAVAFQDTGMGEQPVVSIEFDSKGAELFREETARLVALPADQDKRISIVLDGSVISSPNVNSEISDGKAVIEGGFTVESATELSNLISAGALPLEMAEIQSSVIGPTLGLKALEKSVLAGGIGMLIIFLLMIALYRIPGVVASLCLTIYVLIVLNMMSGLGVKLTLPGIAALILSIGMAVDANIIIFERIKEEIKDGKTNRSALSSGFSRAITAVIDSNITTVIAGAVLYAFGTGPIKGFGVTLIIGLVASVFTAVFITKYILGVVVETEIGRSKSFFGA; from the coding sequence TTGAATACGAAAAAGAAGATAGCGCTATTTCTGATAGTGGCGATTACAGCGCTTTTCTCATATTCTGCGTTTAATGGTGTAGAACTAGGTGGATTGAAGCTTTCATCCATGAAAGAGAAGATAGACTTGGGTCTGGACCTCGCGGGGGGAGTTTATGTAGTGCTCGAGGCGCAGACAGACGAGAGCGGAGAGTCGCTTAGAGCCAAGATGGAGCAGACAAGAGCCATAGTCAGACAGAGGGTGGACAGCATAGGAGTCGCTGAGCCGAACATAGTCATAGAAGGCGAGAAGAGGCTTAGAGTCGAGCTTGCAGGAGTTAAAGATCCCCAAGAGGCGATCGAGATGATAGGCAAGACAGCGCTTCTGGAGTTCAAGAATCCGGAAGGTGAAGTGGTAGTTACGGGAGAAAACATACAGAATTCCGCTGTAGCTTTCCAAGACACTGGAATGGGAGAGCAGCCGGTTGTCTCTATAGAGTTCGACTCCAAGGGAGCCGAGCTTTTCAGGGAAGAGACAGCAAGGCTTGTAGCCCTTCCGGCCGATCAGGACAAGAGGATATCTATAGTGCTTGACGGAAGCGTCATATCAAGTCCGAATGTGAACTCAGAAATTTCAGACGGAAAGGCTGTCATAGAAGGCGGATTCACTGTGGAGTCTGCTACAGAGCTCTCCAACTTGATAAGCGCAGGGGCGCTTCCGCTTGAGATGGCTGAAATACAGAGCTCTGTGATAGGGCCTACGCTTGGACTCAAGGCACTTGAGAAGAGCGTGCTGGCAGGCGGAATAGGAATGCTGATCATATTCCTATTGATGATAGCGCTCTACAGGATTCCTGGGGTTGTGGCAAGTCTTTGCCTTACGATATACGTGCTTATAGTCCTGAATATGATGTCAGGACTTGGTGTAAAGCTGACACTTCCTGGGATAGCGGCACTTATACTCTCGATTGGAATGGCAGTGGACGCCAATATCATAATATTTGAGAGGATAAAGGAAGAGATAAAGGACGGAAAGACCAACAGGTCTGCACTGAGCTCTGGATTCAGCAGAGCCATAACCGCGGTTATAGACTCTAATATAACTACTGTCATAGCAGGGGCTGTGCTCTACGCATTTGGAACAGGGCCAATAAAGGGATTCGGAGTGACACTCATAATTGGACTAGTTGCATCTGTGTTTACAGCTGTATTTATAACCAAGTACATACTTGGGGTTGTGGTGGAAACTGAAATAGGAAGAAGCAAGAGCTTCTTTGGAGCTTAA
- the secF gene encoding protein translocase subunit SecF, translated as MKIIEKRKIFFALSIAFIVIGMIITAVNGLNYGMDFTGGTLIQIDLEKDREMSQLREIVDEFDGDASIISAGENGREIIIKSSKNMSSEESMEVFESFKEEFKLKSNQPIEVQSIGASIGNEIKRNALISIAIASIGMLVYISFRFELKFGISAVIALMHDSLMMVSIYAVFRLSVDSTFIAAILTVIGYSINDTIIVFDRIRENLGKAKRSESYEEIIDKSINMTLKRTLLTSLTTIVPLVLLYVMGVDSIKNFALPLAIGILVGTYSSIFVASPIWYELKTRAKKTA; from the coding sequence TTGAAGATAATTGAAAAAAGAAAGATTTTCTTTGCACTGTCGATTGCCTTTATAGTCATAGGTATGATCATAACAGCTGTAAATGGACTGAACTACGGCATGGACTTCACCGGAGGCACACTTATACAGATAGACCTGGAGAAAGATAGGGAGATGTCTCAGCTGAGAGAGATCGTTGACGAATTCGACGGTGATGCAAGCATAATAAGCGCCGGAGAAAATGGAAGAGAAATAATCATAAAGAGCAGCAAGAATATGAGCTCCGAGGAGAGCATGGAGGTCTTTGAAAGCTTTAAAGAGGAGTTCAAGCTAAAGAGCAATCAGCCTATAGAGGTACAGTCTATAGGGGCTTCTATAGGGAATGAGATAAAGCGGAACGCCCTTATATCCATAGCTATAGCCTCTATAGGGATGCTGGTGTATATAAGCTTCAGGTTTGAACTGAAGTTCGGAATATCGGCTGTTATAGCTCTTATGCATGACTCACTCATGATGGTTTCTATATACGCCGTGTTCAGGCTTTCGGTGGACAGCACTTTTATAGCTGCCATACTCACGGTCATAGGCTACTCGATAAACGATACAATAATTGTGTTTGACAGGATAAGAGAGAACTTAGGAAAGGCCAAGAGGTCGGAAAGCTATGAGGAGATCATAGACAAGAGCATAAACATGACTTTGAAGAGAACTCTTCTCACTTCGCTCACTACTATAGTTCCACTTGTGCTTTTATACGTGATGGGTGTGGACTCTATAAAGAACTTTGCGCTTCCACTGGCTATAGGAATACTTGTGGGAACTTACTCGTCTATATTTGTGGCAAGCCCGATATGGTATGAGCTCAAGACAAGGGCAAAGAAAACTGCATAA
- a CDS encoding ABC1 kinase family protein — protein sequence MTSIFKRKHNNLSRYREILSVFYKYGFDSYISGVSEKNIFRRLVFKSKKLDDESISRGERLKQAFEELGPTFVKLGQILSTRYDMLPRDIVDSLSGLQDSVAEFSLEEAEGIFRSEIGSGFGESFSEFCPEPIAAASIGQVYRAKLFSGEKVVVKIQRPNIEKMIKTDIEIISKMAKLVDESLNKSGMFKASEIVKEFGYYLSREIDYTYEAQNALKFANNFKNRRGVKIPKIYWEYTTSKVLVMEEIEGVKISEVEKLQEKSWNLRKIAKNLADSFMTQVFIDGIFHGDPHPGNIMAIDENTIGYIDFGITGFMDSNTKRFMISMLKSSQDKNVDDVMESLMDIGSAPEDVNEEELKKDIYFIMSHYFDMPMERINVGDAIKEVFNTAYSHKLKLPAQLSLLMKSTMTIEGCVRKLQPDFSLEEISKQTIGKIYKEKISARKFTSDVGKFIYENYETAVKMPKRINKILENAEKNKIKLNLKHEDGERFVANMKEISSGLVFGVITGSLILASSLMLLNVSEIHSKLVKYAATFTFAGSVLVGNLYMWRYVIKKR from the coding sequence ATGACAAGTATATTCAAGAGAAAGCACAACAACCTCAGCCGATACAGGGAGATACTGTCTGTATTCTACAAGTATGGGTTTGACAGCTATATAAGCGGTGTAAGCGAGAAAAATATATTCAGAAGGCTTGTATTCAAGAGCAAAAAACTAGACGACGAAAGCATAAGCCGTGGTGAGAGGCTGAAGCAGGCCTTTGAAGAGCTTGGACCGACTTTCGTAAAGCTGGGGCAGATACTCAGCACTAGGTATGACATGCTCCCTAGAGACATAGTGGACTCGCTCTCGGGACTTCAAGACAGCGTGGCGGAGTTCAGCCTTGAGGAGGCCGAGGGGATATTCAGAAGTGAGATAGGCAGCGGCTTCGGGGAGTCGTTTAGCGAGTTCTGCCCAGAGCCTATAGCCGCTGCATCGATAGGCCAGGTCTACAGGGCCAAGCTGTTTAGCGGAGAAAAAGTAGTGGTCAAAATTCAAAGGCCCAATATAGAGAAGATGATAAAGACCGACATAGAGATAATCTCCAAAATGGCCAAGCTGGTGGACGAGAGTCTAAACAAGAGCGGAATGTTCAAGGCGAGCGAAATAGTCAAGGAGTTCGGATACTATTTGAGCCGGGAGATAGACTATACATACGAGGCCCAGAACGCACTTAAATTTGCCAATAACTTTAAAAACAGAAGAGGGGTCAAGATCCCTAAGATATACTGGGAATACACCACGAGCAAAGTGCTTGTGATGGAAGAGATAGAGGGTGTAAAGATAAGCGAGGTGGAGAAGCTTCAGGAGAAAAGCTGGAACCTGAGGAAGATAGCCAAGAACTTGGCTGACAGCTTTATGACCCAGGTCTTTATAGATGGAATATTTCATGGAGACCCTCATCCTGGGAACATAATGGCAATAGATGAAAACACCATAGGCTATATAGACTTCGGGATAACTGGGTTTATGGACAGTAACACAAAGCGCTTTATGATATCCATGCTCAAGTCGAGCCAAGACAAGAACGTGGATGATGTCATGGAATCGCTTATGGACATAGGGTCTGCGCCAGAGGATGTAAACGAAGAGGAGCTTAAAAAAGATATCTACTTCATAATGAGCCACTACTTTGACATGCCGATGGAGAGGATAAACGTGGGGGACGCCATAAAGGAGGTCTTCAATACGGCTTACAGCCACAAGCTCAAGCTGCCAGCCCAGCTTTCGCTGCTTATGAAGTCGACCATGACTATAGAGGGCTGTGTCAGAAAGCTGCAGCCGGACTTCAGTTTAGAGGAGATATCCAAGCAGACTATAGGCAAGATATACAAAGAGAAAATAAGCGCAAGGAAGTTTACATCTGATGTAGGCAAGTTTATCTATGAAAACTATGAAACTGCAGTCAAAATGCCCAAGAGGATAAACAAGATACTGGAGAATGCGGAAAAGAACAAGATAAAGCTGAACTTGAAGCACGAAGACGGAGAGCGATTTGTGGCGAATATGAAAGAGATATCCTCCGGGCTTGTATTCGGTGTCATAACGGGATCGCTCATACTCGCGTCTTCTCTGATGCTTTTGAATGTATCTGAAATACACAGCAAGCTGGTTAAATACGCAGCCACCTTCACCTTTGCCGGAAGCGTGCTGGTGGGGAATCTGTACATGTGGAGATATGTGATAAAAAAGAGATAA
- the recJ gene encoding single-stranded-DNA-specific exonuclease RecJ: MKKWIIKNTKADLDRLSKALGQSKLICKVVSNRGFTEVGEIEHFLNPSLENLHSPWRIKDMETAVSLLERGIECGKHIRVVGDYDQDGISSTVILVRGLMKLGAKVSYDIPERTRDGYGINKRIIDAAAADGVDIIITCDNGISAAEEVGYAKSLGIDVVVTDHHDVPYVETPEGMKEYRLPPADAVLNPKRHDCSYPFDGLCGAGVSFKLVQSLYEKRGFGAREMDEFYGFLALATVCDVMDLIGENRIFVKEGLQKLRDSSNLGLKSLIEETGLSGKALGTYHLGFVLGPCINASGRLETAKTAVELFLTSDRAEAEGKARTLKSLNEERKELTQAGIDRIMERIEKNGTAHDKVIVAVDREVQESIAGIIAGRIKEKYNRPSIVVTASKEEGLLKGSGRSIEEYNMFEEMSKHKELFEKFGGHPMAAGFSIPEENLDELGYRLNRDSELTEEDFVPKIYLDAHVPLDKIDISLPESLEILEPFGKGNSRPLFGDRGLKVRKMDLLGSSYRIFKFRLEKGDRAVEAVYFGDIEEMRNYLDSKFGTEEVENALRGAENELELDLVYYPSVNEFNGRRNLQIVIQDYR, translated from the coding sequence TTGAAAAAGTGGATCATAAAAAACACCAAGGCCGACTTGGATCGTTTGAGTAAAGCATTAGGACAGAGCAAGCTTATATGCAAGGTAGTTTCAAACAGAGGGTTTACTGAAGTGGGGGAGATAGAGCACTTTCTAAACCCAAGCTTGGAAAACCTGCACTCGCCCTGGAGGATAAAAGATATGGAGACGGCGGTGTCTCTGCTAGAGCGTGGTATAGAGTGCGGAAAGCATATAAGGGTGGTTGGCGACTACGACCAGGACGGCATATCTTCGACTGTGATACTGGTCAGGGGGCTTATGAAACTAGGCGCCAAAGTGAGCTACGATATTCCGGAGAGAACTAGAGACGGCTACGGCATAAACAAGAGGATAATAGACGCAGCCGCAGCAGACGGAGTCGACATAATAATAACTTGCGACAATGGGATATCCGCCGCCGAAGAAGTAGGGTATGCCAAAAGCCTTGGAATAGACGTAGTGGTCACAGACCATCACGACGTGCCATACGTTGAAACACCTGAAGGTATGAAAGAGTACAGACTGCCCCCGGCGGACGCCGTGCTGAATCCGAAGCGTCACGACTGCTCTTACCCATTCGATGGGCTGTGCGGAGCTGGTGTATCTTTCAAGCTTGTGCAGTCGCTATATGAAAAGCGAGGTTTTGGAGCTAGGGAAATGGACGAGTTCTATGGCTTTCTGGCGCTGGCCACTGTGTGCGATGTGATGGACTTGATCGGAGAAAACAGGATATTTGTAAAGGAAGGGCTTCAAAAACTCAGAGACAGTTCGAACTTGGGGCTCAAGTCGCTTATAGAGGAGACGGGGCTGTCGGGAAAGGCGCTTGGGACTTACCACCTGGGATTTGTGCTGGGACCTTGTATAAATGCATCTGGAAGGCTTGAAACGGCCAAGACGGCTGTAGAGCTCTTCTTGACCTCGGACAGAGCGGAGGCAGAGGGCAAAGCCAGGACCCTCAAAAGTCTCAATGAAGAGCGAAAAGAGCTGACTCAGGCCGGAATAGACAGGATAATGGAGAGAATAGAGAAAAACGGAACAGCCCATGACAAGGTTATAGTGGCTGTAGACAGAGAGGTGCAGGAAAGCATAGCGGGGATAATAGCTGGGCGCATAAAGGAAAAGTACAACAGGCCATCTATAGTTGTAACGGCTTCGAAAGAAGAGGGGCTTCTAAAGGGGTCAGGCAGGTCTATAGAGGAGTACAATATGTTCGAGGAGATGTCTAAGCACAAAGAGCTCTTTGAAAAGTTCGGTGGACACCCCATGGCCGCAGGCTTTTCTATACCGGAAGAAAATCTGGATGAGCTTGGGTACAGGCTTAACAGAGACTCAGAGCTGACCGAGGAGGACTTTGTCCCCAAGATATACTTAGATGCCCATGTGCCTCTAGACAAGATAGACATCAGCTTGCCAGAGTCGCTCGAGATACTTGAGCCCTTTGGAAAGGGGAACTCAAGGCCACTCTTTGGAGATAGAGGGCTGAAGGTGAGAAAGATGGACTTACTCGGGAGCAGCTACAGGATATTCAAGTTCAGGCTTGAGAAAGGAGACAGAGCGGTAGAGGCTGTCTACTTTGGGGACATAGAGGAGATGAGAAACTATCTAGATTCAAAATTCGGAACAGAAGAGGTGGAGAATGCGCTTAGGGGCGCTGAGAATGAATTGGAGCTGGACCTTGTCTACTATCCATCTGTAAATGAATTCAATGGAAGGAGAAATCTTCAGATAGTGATACAGGATTATAGATAG